From a single Helicovermis profundi genomic region:
- the iorA gene encoding indolepyruvate ferredoxin oxidoreductase subunit alpha, which produces MKKLLTGNEAIARGAYEYGISYASAYPGTPSTEILENIANYSEDIIAEWAPNEKVALEAVIGASYAGARVIASMKHVGLNVAADPLMTFSFTGVNGGAVIISADEPGMHSSQNEQDNRYYAKFGKLPMLEPSDSAECKDMIGYALDISEEYDTPVMIRMTTRVCHSKSIVNFGERKSVKIKEYVKNERKNISIPSYARLMHVKVDNALKELEKISNDSSLNYCEYYNKKIGIISAGAAYEYAKEVFEENASYLKIGFTNPLPIEKIRKFADEVDQLYVIEELEPFMEEQIKADGIKCIGKEIVPRLGELSPTILRKVFFEKIDNSNTFNDIEIPMRPPTLCSGCPHRGFFYALKKRSDIMVTGDIGCYGLGAIAPLNAVDTILCMGASVSMGHGAQKVFTKFGISKRTVAVLGDSTFFHTGINSLIDVVYNKSKVVTCILDNRITGMTGHQENPGTGYTLDGSSTNIISIEDVCKAIGVKHIEVVNPLDLTATEEAVNRALDYNEAAVIITRWPCALKKYSTEDIKEFGLIKDSCQVDEEKCIGCRKCIGTGCPSLEFNSEIKKVKIDPNTCVGCEVCMQTCPVSAIRKVVK; this is translated from the coding sequence ATGAAAAAATTGCTTACTGGAAATGAAGCTATTGCAAGAGGCGCATATGAATATGGTATTTCTTATGCAAGTGCATATCCAGGAACACCAAGTACGGAAATTTTAGAAAATATTGCTAATTATAGTGAGGATATAATTGCAGAATGGGCTCCAAACGAGAAAGTTGCACTTGAGGCAGTTATTGGTGCTTCGTATGCGGGCGCTAGAGTTATTGCATCAATGAAGCATGTTGGATTAAATGTTGCAGCAGATCCGTTAATGACATTCTCTTTTACTGGGGTTAACGGAGGTGCTGTAATAATTTCTGCTGATGAACCGGGAATGCATTCATCGCAGAATGAACAAGATAATAGGTACTATGCTAAATTTGGTAAACTACCAATGTTGGAGCCAAGTGATAGCGCTGAATGTAAAGACATGATTGGTTATGCACTTGATATCAGTGAAGAGTATGACACGCCAGTTATGATAAGAATGACCACAAGAGTTTGTCATTCAAAAAGTATTGTTAATTTTGGAGAAAGAAAAAGTGTTAAAATTAAAGAATATGTTAAAAATGAAAGAAAAAATATTTCGATTCCTTCGTATGCAAGACTTATGCATGTTAAAGTGGATAATGCTCTTAAAGAACTTGAAAAAATATCAAATGATTCAAGTTTAAACTATTGTGAATATTATAATAAAAAAATTGGAATTATTAGCGCAGGTGCTGCATATGAATATGCAAAAGAAGTTTTTGAAGAAAATGCGTCCTATTTAAAAATAGGATTTACTAATCCGCTTCCAATAGAAAAAATTAGAAAATTTGCAGATGAAGTTGATCAGCTTTATGTAATTGAAGAACTTGAACCATTTATGGAAGAGCAAATAAAAGCAGATGGTATAAAATGCATAGGTAAGGAAATTGTTCCAAGACTTGGTGAATTATCACCTACGATACTCAGAAAAGTTTTTTTTGAAAAAATAGATAATAGTAATACTTTTAATGATATAGAAATTCCTATGAGGCCGCCGACCCTTTGTTCTGGTTGCCCACACAGAGGATTTTTCTATGCTCTTAAAAAGCGTAGTGATATTATGGTAACTGGTGATATAGGTTGCTATGGTTTGGGTGCTATTGCACCGCTTAATGCTGTTGATACCATTCTTTGCATGGGTGCAAGCGTAAGTATGGGTCACGGCGCTCAGAAGGTGTTCACTAAATTTGGAATATCCAAAAGAACCGTTGCAGTTCTTGGCGATTCAACGTTTTTCCACACTGGTATTAATAGTTTAATTGATGTTGTTTATAATAAAAGTAAAGTAGTTACATGTATATTAGATAATAGAATAACAGGAATGACAGGTCATCAAGAGAATCCTGGAACTGGATATACTCTAGATGGTTCAAGTACAAATATTATATCAATTGAAGACGTTTGTAAGGCAATAGGTGTAAAACATATAGAAGTTGTTAATCCCTTAGACCTTACTGCCACTGAAGAGGCTGTAAATAGAGCGCTTGATTATAATGAAGCTGCAGTTATTATTACTAGATGGCCTTGTGCTCTAAAAAAATATTCAACTGAAGATATCAAAGAATTTGGTCTTATTAAGGATAGTTGTCAAGTAGATGAAGAAAAATGCATCGGATGCAGAAAATGTATTGGAACGGGCTGTCCTTCGCTTGAATTTAATAGTGAGATTAAGAAAGTAAAAATTGATCCTAATACTTGTGTTGGTTGTGAAGTATGTATGCAAACGTGTCCAGTTAGTGCAATTAGAAAGGTGGTAAAATAA
- a CDS encoding sigma 54-interacting transcriptional regulator translates to MKKLLVLAKNMNIAKNYKKQLDNYFGDNYFFESELVSEIENLNYFDADVILVSSLDIYNAIRNKVDIDSDILIINRTITKNTFDIINNLNTNKEVYVLDDNDKDDELISILERVGIRHLILKPYLLLKNNNYFNGYILIFGDEKIKASNAVNVKCDSTLLDIDTILDVGYKLGLDNKLKQMSLQREYVEFVTKEFGLSNIISVVNDYESQLKTILNIIKLGIININCEGKISYVNDDVSKLIDLNDDDIIGYNIKSVIPEIDILKHMELQNDISDKLIRINDIDIVLSMKLLFHLSKFYGAIIILRKYSELEKQQYLLRKQMIGKGHVAKYKFRDIIGGSIDIVNSIEIAKRMSKSVSSVLIFGESGTGKELFAHSIHDYSDRKNKQFVAINCGAFPETLLESELFGYEEGAFTGARRGGKVGLIELADGGTLFLDEIEEMPYNLQIRLLRVLQEKEIMKIGGDTLINVNIRIISATNKDLFKMMKENLFRKDLYYRLNVLPLKISPLRNRKEDIFPLIDYFKKEFKIIIDFSEEAKKALYDYNYLGNVRELRNFIEYFKNMSIKKVEKSDIPFECEDEAEIKAPFKEYGYFDELSIEEYILSLLYEAYKAHRGIGRKYISDKLKENNIFVGESRVRDILLELRHNEIVEIKSGRAGTVITEKGIKHILEVKSKKMIV, encoded by the coding sequence CTTTGATGCAGACGTTATTTTGGTATCTTCTTTAGATATATATAATGCTATAAGAAATAAGGTGGATATTGATTCAGATATTTTAATTATTAATAGAACTATTACTAAAAACACTTTTGATATAATCAATAATTTAAATACGAACAAAGAAGTATATGTATTAGATGATAACGATAAGGACGATGAACTTATTAGTATTTTAGAGCGAGTAGGAATTAGGCATCTTATATTAAAACCATATTTGTTATTAAAAAATAATAATTATTTTAATGGATATATTTTGATATTTGGAGATGAAAAAATAAAGGCAAGTAATGCAGTTAATGTAAAATGCGATTCAACTTTACTTGATATTGATACGATTTTAGATGTAGGCTATAAATTAGGTCTTGATAATAAACTCAAACAAATGAGTTTACAAAGAGAATACGTTGAATTTGTTACGAAAGAGTTTGGCCTTTCAAATATAATTTCGGTTGTAAACGATTATGAAAGTCAACTTAAAACGATATTAAATATAATAAAGTTAGGTATTATTAATATAAATTGTGAAGGTAAAATATCATATGTAAATGATGACGTATCAAAACTTATCGATTTAAATGATGATGATATTATCGGTTATAATATAAAAAGTGTTATTCCTGAAATTGATATTCTAAAACATATGGAGCTTCAAAATGATATTTCTGATAAACTTATTAGAATTAATGATATTGATATTGTCTTATCTATGAAACTATTATTTCATTTATCAAAATTTTATGGTGCTATTATCATTCTTAGAAAATATAGTGAACTTGAAAAGCAGCAGTACTTGCTTAGAAAACAAATGATTGGTAAAGGACATGTTGCTAAATACAAATTTAGAGATATTATTGGTGGTAGTATAGATATAGTAAATTCAATTGAAATCGCAAAACGTATGTCTAAATCTGTTTCTTCTGTTTTGATTTTCGGTGAGAGCGGAACTGGTAAAGAACTCTTTGCTCACTCGATACATGATTATTCTGATAGGAAAAACAAGCAATTTGTTGCTATTAATTGTGGTGCGTTTCCTGAAACACTTCTTGAAAGTGAGTTGTTTGGCTATGAAGAAGGCGCTTTTACGGGCGCGAGACGTGGTGGCAAAGTAGGTCTAATTGAACTTGCTGATGGCGGTACTCTTTTTTTAGATGAAATTGAAGAAATGCCTTATAATTTACAAATAAGATTACTAAGAGTTCTCCAAGAAAAAGAAATTATGAAAATAGGTGGAGACACATTAATAAATGTAAACATTAGAATAATTTCAGCTACCAACAAAGATTTATTTAAAATGATGAAAGAAAATTTGTTTAGAAAAGATTTGTATTATAGATTAAATGTTCTTCCTCTTAAAATATCTCCTTTAAGAAATAGAAAAGAGGATATTTTTCCGCTTATTGATTATTTTAAAAAAGAGTTTAAAATAATTATAGATTTTTCTGAAGAAGCTAAAAAAGCTTTATATGATTACAATTATTTGGGAAATGTTAGGGAGTTAAGAAATTTTATCGAATATTTTAAAAATATGAGTATTAAAAAAGTTGAAAAAAGTGATATTCCTTTTGAATGTGAAGATGAAGCTGAAATTAAAGCACCGTTTAAAGAATATGGGTATTTTGACGAATTATCTATTGAAGAGTACATTTTAAGTCTACTTTATGAAGCATATAAAGCGCACAGAGGTATCGGACGAAAATATATAAGTGATAAATTAAAGGAAAACAATATTTTTGTTGGAGAATCAAGAGTGAGAGATATTCTTCTAGAATTAAGGCATAATGAAATTGTTGAAATTAAGTCTGGAAGAGCTGGAACCGTGATAACTGAAAAAGGAATTAAACATATTTTAGAAGTTAAATCAAAAAAAATGATTGTATAA